A single window of Rhodococcus jostii RHA1 DNA harbors:
- the hsaD gene encoding 4,5:9,10-diseco-3-hydroxy-5,9,17-trioxoandrosta-1(10),2-diene-4-oate hydrolase, translating into MTTTEEALTFESTSKFAQVRPHLKLHYHEAGVGNDTTIVLLHGGGPGASSWSNFARNIPVLAEKFHVLAVDQPGYGLSDKPTEHPQYFVHSASALKDLLDTLGVGGRVHLLGNSLGGGAAVRFALDYPDRAGRLVLMGPGGLSVNLFAPDPTEGVKNLGKFGYQPTRENLEAFLRIMVFDQKLITDELIDERFAAASTPESLAAAKAMGKSFSSADFELGMLWRDAYKLRQRVLLIWGREDRVNPLDGALVALKMIPRAQLHVFGGCGHWAQLEKFDEFNRLATDFLLDGGK; encoded by the coding sequence GTGACGACTACCGAAGAGGCCCTCACGTTCGAGTCCACCTCGAAGTTCGCCCAGGTCCGGCCCCACCTGAAGTTGCACTACCACGAGGCCGGAGTCGGCAACGACACCACGATCGTGCTGCTGCACGGCGGCGGGCCGGGCGCTTCGTCGTGGTCGAACTTCGCCAGGAACATCCCGGTTCTCGCCGAGAAGTTCCACGTGCTCGCAGTCGATCAGCCGGGATACGGGTTGTCGGACAAGCCGACCGAGCACCCGCAGTACTTCGTGCACAGTGCGTCCGCGTTGAAGGATCTGCTCGACACCCTCGGCGTCGGCGGGCGTGTCCACCTGCTCGGCAACTCCCTCGGTGGCGGTGCCGCAGTGCGTTTCGCGCTGGACTACCCGGACCGCGCGGGCCGGCTGGTGCTCATGGGCCCGGGCGGACTGAGCGTCAACCTGTTCGCCCCGGACCCGACCGAGGGCGTCAAGAACCTCGGAAAATTCGGCTACCAACCCACTCGCGAGAATCTCGAGGCGTTCCTGCGCATCATGGTGTTCGACCAGAAGTTGATCACCGACGAACTGATCGACGAACGTTTCGCCGCCGCGAGCACACCCGAGTCGCTCGCGGCCGCCAAGGCGATGGGAAAGTCGTTCTCCTCGGCCGATTTCGAGCTGGGAATGCTGTGGCGCGACGCATACAAGCTGCGCCAGCGCGTGCTGCTGATCTGGGGTCGCGAAGACCGGGTCAACCCGCTCGACGGGGCGCTGGTGGCGCTGAAGATGATTCCGCGGGCACAGTTGCACGTCTTCGGCGGGTGCGGACACTGGGCGCAGCTGGAGAAGTTCGACGAGTTCAATCGTCTGGCCACCGATTTCCTTCTGGACGGGGGTAAGTGA
- the hsaC gene encoding iron-dependent extradiol dioxygenase HsaC has translation MSIRSLAYMRIEATDMSAWREYGLKVLGMVEGKGSDPDALYLRMDDFPARLVIFPGEHDRLSVSGWETANAAELQEVRDNLSAAGVAFKEGTAEQLQDRRVDELITFEDPSGNTLEAFHGAALEHRRVVSPYGHKFVTGEQGLGHVVLSTTDDEASLRFYRDVLGFRLRDSMRLPPQLVGRPADGKPAWLRFFGCNPRHHSLAFLPMPTPSGIVHLMIEVENSDDVGLCLDRALRKKVKMSATLGRHVNDLMLSFYMKTPGGFDIEFGCEGRQVEDESWIARESTAVSLWGHDFSVGMQP, from the coding sequence ATGAGTATTCGTTCACTGGCGTACATGCGCATCGAGGCCACCGACATGTCCGCGTGGCGCGAGTACGGTCTCAAGGTGCTCGGCATGGTCGAGGGCAAGGGCTCCGACCCGGACGCCCTGTATCTGCGGATGGACGACTTCCCGGCGCGCCTCGTGATCTTCCCCGGGGAGCACGACCGGCTGTCGGTGTCGGGCTGGGAGACGGCCAATGCCGCGGAGCTGCAGGAGGTCCGCGACAACCTGTCGGCGGCAGGCGTCGCGTTCAAGGAGGGGACGGCCGAACAACTGCAGGACCGCAGGGTCGACGAGCTGATCACGTTCGAGGACCCGTCGGGCAACACGCTCGAGGCGTTTCACGGCGCGGCGCTGGAGCACCGGCGCGTGGTCAGCCCGTATGGGCACAAGTTCGTCACCGGTGAGCAGGGCCTCGGGCACGTCGTCCTCTCGACCACGGACGACGAGGCGTCGCTGCGCTTCTACCGCGACGTTCTCGGCTTCCGCCTGCGCGATTCGATGCGGCTGCCCCCGCAATTGGTCGGGCGGCCCGCGGACGGTAAGCCGGCGTGGTTGCGGTTCTTCGGCTGCAACCCGCGGCATCACAGTCTCGCGTTCCTGCCGATGCCGACGCCGAGCGGCATCGTGCACCTGATGATCGAGGTCGAGAACTCCGACGATGTCGGATTGTGCCTCGACCGCGCGCTCCGCAAGAAGGTCAAGATGTCGGCCACGCTCGGCCGTCACGTCAACGACCTGATGCTGTCGTTCTACATGAAGACCCCCGGCGGGTTCGACATCGAATTCGGTTGCGAGGGACGTCAGGTGGAGGACGAGAGCTGGATCGCGAGGGAGAGCACGGCCGTCAGCCTGTGGGGTCACGACTTCAGCGTCGGGATGCAGCCGTGA
- the hsaB gene encoding 3-hydroxy-9,10-secoandrosta-1,3,5(10)-triene-9,17-dione monooxygenase reductase subunit: MSEVTGDGAVAAEAIDPRRFRTVLGQFCTGVTIITTIDDGVPVGFACQSFAALSLEPPLVLFCPTKTSRSWAAIERSGIFCVNVLAEEQQSTCARFGSRDPDKFAGIDWTESPLGSPILTGSLAHIDCSLESVHDGGDHWVAFGRVSSLSEIREERPLLFYRGQYTGIEPDKTVPAPWRDDLEAFLTTSSEDTWL; encoded by the coding sequence GTGAGTGAGGTGACCGGGGACGGGGCCGTCGCGGCCGAGGCGATCGATCCGCGACGGTTCCGGACGGTGCTCGGCCAGTTCTGCACCGGCGTCACCATCATCACGACGATCGACGACGGCGTGCCCGTGGGGTTCGCGTGCCAGTCGTTCGCCGCGCTGTCGCTCGAACCCCCGCTCGTGCTGTTCTGCCCGACCAAGACGTCGCGGTCGTGGGCGGCTATCGAGCGCAGTGGCATCTTCTGCGTCAACGTGCTCGCGGAAGAACAACAGTCGACGTGCGCCCGCTTCGGTTCCCGCGACCCGGACAAGTTCGCCGGGATCGACTGGACGGAGTCGCCGCTGGGCTCACCGATCCTCACCGGTTCGCTGGCCCACATCGATTGCTCGCTCGAGAGCGTGCACGACGGCGGCGACCACTGGGTCGCGTTCGGCCGGGTCTCCTCCCTGAGCGAGATCAGGGAGGAGCGACCGCTGCTGTTCTACCGCGGGCAGTACACCGGCATCGAACCGGACAAGACGGTGCCTGCGCCGTGGCGCGACGACCTCGAGGCGTTCCTCACGACGTCGTCGGAAGACACCTGGCTCTAG
- a CDS encoding NAD-dependent succinate-semialdehyde dehydrogenase has translation MLEEAAIASVQTGLFIGGKWRDSARTMPVHDPSNGQILCTVADADAAEAREALDAAVAAQPSWAATTPRERSTILMNAHRLLLENVDRLALVMTLEMGKPLTEARGEIAYAAEFFRWFAEEAVRIDGGYMTAPGGGSRFLVTRQPVGPSLLITPWNFPMAMGTRKIGPAIAAGCTSVIKPAAQTPLSILALADILTEAGLPDGVVNVVTTSSPDEVITPLILDGRARKLSFTGSTKVGKHLLELCARTVMRTSMELGGNAPFLVFDDANLDDAVDGAMAAKMRNIGQACTAANRILVHSSVAEEFTRKLTQRMEALPVGRGTEDGVVVGPLIDEAAVAKVSSLVADAVERGASVLTGGEALDRPGNFYPATVLTGVPDDAEMCHNEIFGPVAAISTFETEAEAVERANDTPYGLVAYVYTDSLKRGIRVCEALESGMVGLNQGVVSNPAAPFGGVKESGLGREGGTTGIDEFLETKYIGVAV, from the coding sequence ATGCTCGAGGAAGCAGCAATCGCATCGGTGCAGACCGGCCTGTTCATCGGCGGCAAGTGGCGCGACAGCGCCCGCACCATGCCGGTCCACGACCCGTCCAACGGACAGATCCTGTGCACGGTCGCCGACGCCGACGCCGCGGAGGCCCGCGAGGCGCTCGACGCGGCGGTGGCGGCGCAACCGTCGTGGGCGGCCACGACACCCCGCGAACGCAGCACCATCCTCATGAACGCACACCGACTTCTGCTCGAGAACGTCGACCGGCTCGCGCTGGTCATGACGCTCGAGATGGGCAAGCCCCTCACCGAGGCTCGGGGTGAAATCGCCTACGCCGCAGAGTTCTTCCGCTGGTTCGCGGAGGAGGCCGTCCGCATCGACGGCGGCTACATGACGGCGCCCGGCGGCGGGTCGCGGTTTCTCGTGACCCGTCAGCCCGTGGGGCCGAGCCTGCTCATCACCCCGTGGAACTTCCCGATGGCGATGGGCACCCGGAAGATCGGGCCCGCGATCGCCGCCGGGTGCACGTCCGTCATCAAGCCGGCGGCCCAGACGCCGCTGTCGATCCTGGCGCTCGCCGACATCCTCACCGAGGCCGGGCTGCCGGACGGCGTCGTCAACGTCGTCACCACGTCCAGCCCCGACGAGGTCATCACTCCCCTCATCCTCGACGGCAGGGCCCGCAAGCTGTCGTTCACCGGTTCCACCAAGGTCGGGAAACATCTGCTCGAACTGTGCGCGCGCACGGTCATGCGCACATCCATGGAACTCGGCGGCAACGCGCCGTTCCTCGTCTTCGACGACGCGAATCTCGACGACGCCGTCGACGGGGCCATGGCGGCGAAGATGCGCAACATCGGCCAGGCCTGCACAGCTGCCAACCGAATCCTCGTGCACAGTTCGGTCGCCGAAGAATTCACACGCAAACTCACACAGCGGATGGAGGCCCTGCCCGTTGGGCGCGGCACGGAGGACGGCGTCGTGGTCGGACCGCTGATCGACGAGGCGGCCGTCGCGAAGGTGAGCAGTCTCGTCGCGGACGCGGTCGAACGCGGCGCCTCGGTGCTCACCGGCGGCGAGGCACTCGACCGCCCGGGCAACTTCTACCCGGCGACAGTCCTGACTGGTGTGCCCGACGACGCGGAGATGTGCCACAACGAGATCTTCGGTCCGGTGGCCGCGATCAGCACGTTCGAGACCGAGGCCGAGGCCGTCGAGCGGGCCAACGACACCCCGTACGGGCTGGTGGCCTACGTGTACACCGACAGCCTCAAGCGCGGCATCCGCGTGTGCGAGGCGCTGGAGTCGGGCATGGTCGGCCTCAACCAGGGTGTGGTGTCGAATCCGGCCGCGCCGTTCGGCGGCGTGAAGGAATCCGGACTCGGGCGCGAAGGCGGAACCACCGGCATCGACGAATTCCTCGAGACGAAGTACATCGGCGTCGCCGTCTAG
- a CDS encoding aspartate aminotransferase family protein, whose amino-acid sequence MTRLSPLLAQATPVTVDHGEGCYLYGTDGRRYLDFTAGIGVTSTGHCHPHVVEAARRQIGSLIHGQYTTVMHQPMLELVDRLGSVLPAGLDSLFFANSGSEAVEASLRLSRQATGRPNVIVFHGGFHGRTVATATMTTSGTRFSAGFSPLMGGVHVAPFPNAYRYGWSEEEATAFALKELDYIFATLTAPNETAAFVVEPVLGEGGYVPGNTAFFQGLRERADRYGILLVIDEIQTGFGRTGKFFGHQHFDVRPDIITIAKGLASGFPLSGIAASEALMAKGWPGSQGGTYGGNAVSCAAAVATLEVIEKEDLVANAAARGVQLLDGARTRAIDGIGDVRGLGLLVGSEFTAADGSADRTKASAAQQLAAKKGLLLLTCGAHMNVVRMIPPLIVTAEQIEDALKIWSEVLDEV is encoded by the coding sequence GTGACTCGGCTATCTCCACTGCTCGCACAGGCCACACCCGTGACGGTCGATCACGGTGAAGGGTGCTACCTCTACGGCACCGACGGCAGGCGCTATCTCGACTTCACCGCGGGCATCGGCGTCACCAGTACCGGGCACTGCCACCCGCACGTCGTGGAGGCCGCGCGTAGGCAGATCGGCTCCCTGATCCACGGCCAGTACACGACGGTCATGCACCAGCCGATGCTCGAACTGGTCGATCGGCTGGGGTCGGTGCTGCCCGCGGGGCTCGACTCGCTGTTCTTCGCGAACTCGGGGAGCGAGGCCGTCGAGGCGTCGCTGCGACTGTCGCGGCAGGCGACCGGCCGCCCCAACGTGATCGTCTTCCACGGCGGATTCCACGGACGCACGGTCGCGACGGCGACGATGACCACGTCCGGCACCCGGTTCTCGGCCGGCTTCAGCCCGCTGATGGGCGGTGTGCACGTGGCACCGTTCCCCAACGCCTACCGCTACGGCTGGTCCGAGGAGGAGGCGACCGCGTTCGCGCTGAAGGAACTCGACTACATCTTCGCGACGCTCACCGCCCCGAACGAGACGGCGGCGTTCGTCGTCGAGCCCGTCCTCGGCGAGGGCGGATACGTGCCCGGCAACACCGCGTTCTTCCAGGGGCTCCGCGAGCGCGCCGACCGCTACGGCATCCTGCTCGTCATCGACGAGATCCAGACCGGTTTCGGCCGCACCGGCAAGTTCTTCGGGCACCAGCACTTCGACGTCCGGCCCGACATCATCACCATCGCCAAGGGTCTGGCCAGCGGCTTCCCGCTGTCGGGCATCGCGGCGTCCGAGGCGCTCATGGCCAAGGGCTGGCCGGGGTCGCAGGGGGGAACGTACGGCGGCAACGCCGTGTCCTGCGCGGCCGCGGTCGCGACGCTCGAGGTGATCGAGAAGGAAGACCTCGTGGCCAACGCCGCCGCGCGGGGCGTCCAGTTGCTCGACGGTGCGCGCACCCGGGCCATCGACGGGATCGGCGACGTCCGTGGTCTCGGACTGCTCGTGGGAAGCGAGTTCACGGCCGCCGACGGCAGCGCGGACCGCACGAAAGCGTCTGCGGCGCAGCAGCTGGCCGCGAAGAAGGGGCTGCTGCTGTTGACCTGCGGCGCCCACATGAACGTGGTACGGATGATTCCACCGCTCATCGTGACGGCGGAACAGATCGAGGACGCCCTGAAGATCTGGTCCGAAGTACTCGACGAAGTGTGA
- a CDS encoding DUF3830 family protein encodes MARYITISLDKRGVTCRARLLDEDAPLTCDAVWNVLPQSGDAYHAKYARNEVYTLIPRITAAPRRENPTVTPIPGDVCLFDFEPWEIGNSAYGYEPGSEAHAAQGATDLAIFYGRNNLLLNGDVGWVPGNVFAAIEEGLPELAAACNDLWMRGVEGETMSFARA; translated from the coding sequence GTGGCTCGCTACATCACCATCAGCCTGGACAAGCGCGGCGTGACCTGCCGTGCCCGGCTTCTCGACGAGGACGCACCACTCACCTGCGACGCGGTGTGGAACGTGCTCCCGCAGAGCGGCGACGCGTACCACGCCAAGTACGCGCGCAACGAGGTGTACACGCTGATCCCGCGGATCACCGCGGCGCCGCGGCGGGAAAATCCCACCGTCACACCGATTCCCGGCGACGTCTGCCTGTTCGACTTCGAGCCCTGGGAGATCGGCAACTCCGCCTACGGGTACGAGCCGGGCTCCGAGGCGCACGCCGCGCAGGGCGCCACCGACCTCGCGATCTTCTACGGCCGCAACAACCTCCTGCTCAACGGCGACGTCGGCTGGGTGCCGGGCAACGTGTTCGCCGCCATCGAGGAGGGACTGCCGGAACTGGCGGCCGCGTGCAACGACCTGTGGATGCGCGGCGTCGAAGGCGAGACGATGAGCTTCGCGCGAGCCTGA
- a CDS encoding PhzF family phenazine biosynthesis protein produces the protein MKLDIYQIDAFAAGPFEGNPAAVMPLTDWLEDSVLQQLAEENNLSETAFYTAGLPADAGPHDPEHPAYHLRWFTPAVEVDLCGHATLATAAQIFEDVHPDADRIQFWTRSGWLHVDRGPDATLVMDFPAEPPVPTAADPRIVAALGIPVRECLKATDLVFVAESEHDIVSMAPDFAVFSPLKVRGIVVTAASDVEGLDFVSRWFGAAAGVQEDPVTGSAHSQIAPYWADVLGRNSLVGRQLSARGGTVHCAVRGDRVHLSGAYRRYLRGTVEF, from the coding sequence ATGAAGCTGGACATCTATCAGATCGACGCATTCGCCGCCGGACCCTTCGAGGGCAACCCGGCGGCGGTCATGCCGCTGACCGACTGGCTGGAAGATTCGGTGCTTCAGCAACTCGCCGAAGAAAACAACCTGTCCGAGACGGCGTTCTACACCGCCGGGCTTCCCGCGGACGCGGGGCCCCACGACCCGGAACATCCGGCGTATCACCTGCGGTGGTTCACCCCTGCCGTCGAGGTGGACCTGTGCGGTCATGCCACCCTCGCGACCGCCGCGCAGATCTTCGAGGACGTACACCCGGACGCCGACCGCATCCAGTTCTGGACGCGCAGCGGTTGGCTGCACGTCGACCGTGGACCGGACGCGACGCTGGTGATGGATTTCCCGGCCGAGCCGCCGGTGCCGACCGCGGCCGATCCCCGGATCGTCGCGGCACTCGGCATTCCGGTGCGGGAGTGCCTGAAGGCCACCGACCTCGTGTTCGTCGCCGAATCCGAACACGACATCGTGTCGATGGCACCCGACTTCGCCGTTTTCAGCCCGCTGAAGGTGCGGGGAATCGTCGTCACCGCGGCATCCGACGTCGAGGGACTCGACTTCGTGTCGCGATGGTTCGGCGCCGCGGCCGGCGTGCAGGAGGATCCGGTGACGGGGTCCGCGCACTCGCAGATCGCACCGTACTGGGCTGACGTCCTGGGCCGAAACAGCCTTGTCGGACGCCAACTGTCGGCGCGGGGAGGAACCGTTCACTGCGCGGTGCGCGGCGACCGCGTCCACCTGTCCGGGGCGTATCGGCGGTACCTCCGGGGCACCGTCGAGTTCTAG
- a CDS encoding iron-containing alcohol dehydrogenase produces the protein MTAHLSLPRFARIGAGAVDEIGSVVDQLGLQRPVLVTDSYLTGTGAADRIMSLLRSAGKEPALFSGTVPDPTTDSLEEGLRIVAEHNADSVIGFGGGSPMDTAKALAVLSANGGEMRSYKAPHVYAGKALPIIAIPTTAGSGSEATQFTVISDSASDEKMLCPGLSFLPIAAIVDFELTMSMPPRLTADTGIDALTHAIEAYVSKKAQPFTDGLALSAIRTIGKHIGTAYADGEDRTAREAMMVASMQAGMAFSNSSVALVHGMSRPIGAHFHVAHGLSNAMLLPAITAFSVNGAESRYADCARAFGAAPESAGDSVAAQFLVETLSTLCHDLKVPTPLAYGIDRDAWDGLIPLMAEQALASGSPGNNPVVPTAGQIETLYSEVFS, from the coding sequence ATGACCGCACACCTCTCACTCCCCCGTTTCGCCAGGATCGGGGCCGGAGCAGTCGACGAGATCGGCTCGGTTGTCGACCAACTTGGCTTGCAGAGACCGGTTCTCGTCACCGACTCCTATCTGACCGGCACCGGCGCGGCCGACCGGATCATGAGCCTCCTCAGGTCCGCGGGCAAGGAGCCGGCACTGTTCTCCGGCACCGTGCCCGACCCCACCACCGATTCTCTGGAGGAGGGGCTGAGGATCGTCGCCGAGCACAACGCGGATTCGGTGATCGGGTTCGGCGGCGGTAGTCCGATGGACACCGCGAAGGCATTGGCAGTGCTGTCCGCGAACGGCGGCGAGATGCGGTCGTACAAGGCACCTCACGTGTACGCCGGGAAGGCGCTGCCGATCATCGCGATACCGACCACCGCCGGAAGCGGCTCGGAGGCGACGCAATTCACCGTCATCAGTGACAGCGCTTCCGACGAGAAGATGCTGTGTCCGGGACTCTCCTTCCTGCCGATCGCCGCGATCGTGGATTTCGAACTCACGATGTCGATGCCGCCGCGGTTGACCGCCGACACCGGAATCGATGCGCTCACCCACGCCATCGAGGCGTACGTCAGCAAGAAGGCCCAGCCGTTCACCGACGGACTCGCGCTGTCCGCGATCCGCACCATCGGCAAGCACATCGGCACCGCGTACGCCGACGGTGAAGACCGCACCGCGAGAGAAGCGATGATGGTCGCGTCCATGCAGGCCGGTATGGCGTTCTCCAACTCGAGCGTGGCGCTGGTGCACGGGATGAGCAGGCCGATCGGTGCGCATTTTCATGTCGCACACGGACTGTCGAATGCCATGCTGCTTCCCGCGATCACGGCGTTCTCCGTGAACGGAGCGGAGAGCCGCTACGCCGACTGCGCGCGAGCGTTCGGCGCTGCACCCGAATCGGCAGGCGATTCCGTCGCCGCGCAGTTCCTCGTCGAGACCCTGAGCACGCTGTGTCACGACCTGAAGGTTCCGACGCCGCTCGCCTACGGGATCGACCGCGACGCCTGGGACGGCCTCATTCCGTTGATGGCAGAGCAGGCGCTGGCGTCCGGATCGCCCGGCAACAATCCGGTCGTCCCCACCGCCGGCCAGATCGAGACGCTGTATTCGGAGGTCTTCAGCTAG
- a CDS encoding CoA-acylating methylmalonate-semialdehyde dehydrogenase — MAVISHWLNNKSYPGTRADTAPVTNPATGAVTGQVALASVEDARAVIDAAAAAFPAWRDTSLAKRTQVIFTFRELLNARKGELAEIITAEHGKVVSDALGEVSRGQEVVEFACGIAHLLKGGMTENASTNIDVSSLRQPVGPVGIISPFNFPAMVPMWFFPIAIATGNTVVLKPSEKDPTAAIWMAELWAEAGLPAGVFNVLQGDKTAVDELLTNPAIKAISFVGSTPIAQYVYATGTAHGKRVQALGGAKNHAIVLPDADLDLAADAMVNAGFGSAGERCMAISALVAVGDIADELVAKIKDRTDTLKIGDGTRDSDMGPLVTKVHRDKVASYIDAGENDGATIVVDGRTVQANGGKDGFWLGPTLIDHVTTDMSVYTDEIFGPVLSVIRVGSYDDALELVNSSPFGNGTAIFTNDGGAARRFQNEVEVGMVGINVPIPVPMAYYSFGGWKNSLFGDTHAHGTEGVHFFTRGKVVTTRWLDPSHGGLNLGFPQNN; from the coding sequence ATGGCCGTTATCTCGCATTGGCTCAACAACAAGTCCTACCCCGGAACGCGTGCCGATACCGCTCCGGTGACGAATCCGGCGACCGGTGCCGTCACCGGTCAGGTCGCCCTGGCCAGCGTCGAGGACGCCCGCGCCGTCATCGACGCCGCCGCCGCCGCGTTCCCCGCCTGGCGCGACACCTCCCTCGCCAAGCGCACCCAGGTGATCTTCACGTTCCGGGAACTGCTCAACGCCCGCAAGGGCGAACTCGCCGAAATCATCACCGCCGAGCACGGCAAGGTCGTCTCCGACGCACTCGGTGAGGTGTCCCGCGGCCAGGAGGTCGTCGAATTCGCCTGCGGCATCGCACACCTGCTCAAGGGCGGCATGACCGAAAACGCCTCCACCAACATCGACGTCTCCTCCCTCCGCCAACCCGTCGGCCCGGTCGGGATCATCTCCCCGTTCAACTTCCCCGCCATGGTCCCGATGTGGTTCTTCCCCATCGCCATCGCCACCGGCAACACCGTCGTCCTCAAACCCAGCGAGAAGGACCCGACCGCCGCGATCTGGATGGCCGAACTCTGGGCCGAGGCCGGCCTGCCCGCGGGGGTGTTCAACGTGCTGCAGGGCGACAAGACCGCCGTCGACGAACTGCTCACCAACCCCGCCATCAAGGCCATCAGCTTCGTCGGCTCCACCCCCATCGCCCAGTACGTCTACGCCACCGGCACCGCCCACGGCAAACGCGTCCAAGCCCTCGGCGGGGCGAAGAACCACGCCATCGTCCTCCCCGACGCCGACCTCGACCTGGCCGCCGACGCCATGGTCAACGCCGGCTTCGGCTCCGCCGGCGAACGCTGCATGGCCATCAGTGCCCTGGTCGCGGTCGGCGACATCGCCGACGAACTCGTCGCCAAGATCAAGGACCGCACCGACACCCTCAAGATCGGCGACGGCACCCGGGACTCCGACATGGGACCACTGGTGACCAAGGTGCACCGCGACAAGGTCGCCTCCTACATCGACGCCGGCGAAAACGACGGCGCCACCATCGTCGTCGACGGGCGCACCGTGCAGGCCAATGGCGGCAAGGACGGGTTCTGGCTCGGCCCGACCCTGATCGACCACGTCACCACCGACATGTCCGTCTACACCGACGAAATCTTCGGACCCGTCCTCTCCGTCATCCGCGTCGGCTCCTACGACGACGCCCTGGAACTGGTGAACTCCAGCCCGTTCGGCAACGGCACCGCCATCTTCACCAACGACGGCGGCGCCGCCCGACGATTCCAGAACGAGGTCGAGGTCGGCATGGTCGGCATCAACGTCCCCATCCCCGTCCCGATGGCGTACTACAGCTTCGGTGGCTGGAAGAACTCCCTCTTCGGCGACACCCACGCGCACGGCACCGAAGGCGTCCACTTCTTCACCCGCGGCAAGGTCGTCACCACCCGCTGGCTCGACCCCAGCCACGGCGGCCTCAACCTCGGATTCCCCCAGAACAACTAA
- a CDS encoding LysR family transcriptional regulator: protein MFTADNMRYLLELSRTGRLADAAKRLGVDHTTVSRRITRLEKDTGTRLFDRGVSGWQLTEAGRRLVPHAEAVESAVLAALDETSSLGGLTGTVRIITPDGFGSFVLVPGLAALRSVHPDLFTELVTSTTHDLLTGRDFDIAVTLERPSPRSVVVRKLADYDLRLYASRRYLDAHDPITSLEDLRHHTLIWYVDAFLDVEPLRILDALIPDFQAQIQTNNIAGHYQAVKHGVGIAPLPSYIGALDEDLVPVLRDDFIAHRTYWLVVPRELTRLARVKAITEALYSIVDGNPELRGAAG, encoded by the coding sequence ATGTTCACCGCAGACAACATGCGTTACCTCCTGGAGTTGTCGAGAACCGGCCGCCTCGCCGATGCGGCGAAGCGACTCGGTGTCGATCACACGACCGTCTCGCGGAGAATCACCCGGCTCGAGAAGGACACGGGCACGAGACTTTTCGATCGTGGCGTGTCGGGGTGGCAGCTCACCGAGGCGGGCCGGCGACTGGTTCCCCACGCGGAGGCGGTGGAATCCGCGGTGCTCGCCGCTCTCGACGAAACGTCGTCCCTGGGCGGGCTGACGGGCACCGTCCGGATCATCACTCCGGACGGTTTCGGGTCGTTCGTGCTGGTGCCGGGGTTGGCCGCACTGCGGTCCGTGCACCCCGACCTGTTCACCGAACTCGTCACGTCCACCACCCACGACCTGCTGACCGGGCGCGACTTCGACATCGCGGTCACCCTCGAGCGTCCGTCGCCGCGGTCCGTGGTGGTCCGCAAACTGGCCGACTACGACCTTCGTCTGTACGCGTCGCGGCGCTACCTGGACGCACACGACCCCATCACGTCACTCGAGGATCTCCGGCACCACACGCTCATCTGGTACGTGGATGCGTTCCTGGACGTCGAGCCGCTGCGGATCCTCGACGCGCTGATTCCCGACTTCCAGGCCCAGATCCAGACCAACAACATCGCGGGCCACTACCAGGCCGTGAAGCACGGAGTCGGGATCGCGCCGCTGCCGAGCTACATCGGGGCGCTGGACGAGGATCTGGTGCCGGTTCTCCGCGACGACTTCATCGCCCACCGCACCTACTGGCTGGTGGTACCGCGGGAACTGACGCGACTCGCGCGGGTGAAGGCGATCACCGAGGCGCTCTACTCCATCGTCGACGGCAATCCCGAACTGCGAGGTGCAGCAGGGTAA